A genomic segment from Pseudomonas sp. S09G 359 encodes:
- a CDS encoding SdiA-regulated domain-containing protein, which produces MAVPLPSATSKPRSRFALRWYSWLLLTGVIIYGVAWVMHWDDRGLLWVLERFETPTERQASVWLPDYHAVIDGKRLPGMEKDEASDVSYNPQTKTLFSVMGKNPFLVELSLQGEVLRKMPLNGWDNPEGVTVMENGLIAVVDERQHTVSLVKVDATTQQLNKADFPNYDLGPSKDQNKAFEAVAWDKRNQQLVFGEERPPALFTWKSNGGQTLVGDKQKLASKELDMRNLSALAVDPRTGHLLVLSADSHLLLELDEKGEQVSFMTLLGGFNGLKDTIPRAEGVTMDEEGTLYMVSEPNLFYRFEKQK; this is translated from the coding sequence ATGGCCGTGCCTCTGCCTTCTGCTACCTCCAAGCCGCGTTCCCGCTTTGCCTTGCGCTGGTATTCCTGGCTGCTCCTGACTGGCGTGATCATCTATGGCGTCGCCTGGGTCATGCACTGGGACGATCGTGGCCTGCTGTGGGTGCTGGAGCGTTTCGAAACGCCGACTGAGCGCCAGGCCAGTGTATGGCTGCCGGACTATCACGCCGTCATCGATGGCAAGCGGCTGCCGGGTATGGAGAAGGACGAAGCTTCGGACGTCTCCTACAATCCGCAGACCAAAACCCTGTTTTCGGTGATGGGCAAAAACCCGTTTCTTGTCGAACTGAGCCTGCAGGGCGAAGTGTTGCGCAAGATGCCGCTCAACGGCTGGGACAACCCGGAAGGCGTGACGGTGATGGAAAACGGCCTGATAGCGGTGGTCGATGAGCGCCAGCACACGGTTTCCCTCGTCAAGGTCGACGCCACCACCCAGCAATTGAACAAGGCCGATTTCCCGAATTACGACCTCGGGCCGTCCAAGGACCAGAACAAGGCGTTTGAAGCCGTGGCCTGGGACAAGCGCAACCAGCAACTGGTGTTTGGCGAAGAGCGCCCGCCCGCGCTGTTTACCTGGAAAAGCAACGGTGGCCAGACCCTGGTGGGCGATAAACAGAAGCTGGCCAGCAAAGAGTTGGACATGCGCAACCTCTCAGCCCTGGCCGTGGACCCGCGTACCGGGCACCTGCTGGTGCTCTCGGCTGACTCGCACCTGTTGCTGGAGCTGGATGAAAAGGGCGAGCAAGTCAGCTTCATGACCTTGCTCGGCGGTTTCAACGGCCTCAAAGACACCATTCCCCGGGCGGAAGGGGTGACGATGGACGAGGAGGGCACGCTGTACATGGTCAGTGAGCCCAACCTGTTCTATCGCTTCGAGAAGCAAAAATAG